The following coding sequences lie in one Corynebacterium anserum genomic window:
- the pyrE gene encoding orotate phosphoribosyltransferase, which yields MAPLVNEEKKQRLAELVKELAVVHGRVTLSSGKEADYYVDLRRATLHHEASKLIGSLLRELTSDWDYAHVGGLTLGADPVATSIMHAGEGVDAFVVRKEAKKHGMQRRIEGPDIEGKRVLVVEDTTTTGNSPLTAVAAVREAGATVVGVATVVDRATGAQDVIEAEGVEYRSLLGLEDLDLA from the coding sequence GAACTGGTCAAGGAACTCGCGGTCGTACACGGCCGTGTGACCCTGTCGTCAGGGAAAGAAGCTGATTATTACGTAGATCTGCGCCGTGCGACTCTCCATCATGAGGCGTCTAAGCTCATCGGTTCTTTGCTTCGCGAACTGACTTCTGACTGGGACTATGCGCATGTGGGAGGCCTAACTCTCGGCGCAGATCCTGTGGCCACAAGCATCATGCACGCTGGTGAGGGGGTTGATGCTTTTGTTGTCCGGAAAGAAGCGAAGAAGCACGGTATGCAGCGACGTATCGAGGGGCCGGATATTGAAGGTAAACGGGTGCTGGTTGTGGAAGATACCACCACCACCGGAAATTCCCCGCTGACCGCTGTTGCTGCTGTTCGCGAGGCCGGCGCGACAGTCGTGGGTGTGGCCACCGTGGTGGATCGCGCTACGGGTGCCCAGGATGTGATCGAAGCGGAGGGTGTGGAGTACCGCAGCCTCCTGGGACTGGAGGATTTGGATCTTGCCTAA
- a CDS encoding lysoplasmalogenase yields the protein MATKQVSTATDTAWDNVLDVLSIIRDSYADIFTSGEPLTNGTLTNISSKDLVKMMPEDLDDLTGRPVYGRHGKIRAGYLAAAAVSVLAAAIPSDATTRLIKPTLMPLLVASSDLFATQRSRRIAVKHPLDTALLVGGLACGCLGDIILMGKDSRSEDKRVRASNLNRGAAAFAVNQSAYHALLTRQGARAQKKDILLRIPAVLAGIGLASVANTKALPAAAGYGTALGYTSVLAEDHSPEAALGGNLFVASDALILGRLTMLKNKSRLDALVDGVVMATYTAAQLLLVDAITKGLVGSK from the coding sequence GTGGCCACGAAGCAAGTCTCTACCGCCACTGATACGGCATGGGACAACGTGTTGGATGTGCTGAGCATTATCCGCGATTCTTACGCGGATATTTTCACCAGCGGTGAACCTTTGACCAATGGAACCTTGACCAATATCTCCTCCAAAGACTTGGTCAAGATGATGCCGGAGGATCTCGATGACCTCACCGGTCGCCCAGTATACGGCCGTCATGGCAAGATCCGTGCTGGTTACCTGGCCGCCGCGGCCGTTTCTGTACTCGCCGCGGCTATTCCTTCCGACGCCACCACCCGCCTCATCAAACCCACTCTCATGCCACTACTCGTGGCTAGTTCTGATCTGTTCGCCACCCAGCGTTCCCGGAGAATCGCCGTAAAGCATCCACTAGACACTGCTTTACTCGTTGGTGGTCTGGCGTGTGGATGTTTGGGTGACATCATCCTCATGGGCAAGGATTCTCGCAGCGAGGACAAGCGTGTGCGCGCATCGAACCTCAACAGGGGTGCTGCCGCTTTCGCGGTTAATCAGAGTGCCTATCATGCACTGCTGACCAGGCAGGGGGCGCGCGCCCAGAAGAAGGACATTCTGCTGCGTATTCCGGCCGTGCTGGCCGGGATTGGCCTGGCGTCGGTCGCTAACACCAAGGCGTTGCCTGCCGCAGCGGGTTATGGAACTGCATTGGGATACACCTCTGTCTTGGCCGAAGACCACAGCCCGGAGGCGGCGTTGGGCGGCAACCTTTTTGTTGCATCCGACGCGCTTATCCTCGGGCGTCTGACCATGTTGAAGAACAAATCCCGCCTGGATGCACTCGTCGATGGGGTGGTGATGGCAACGTATACGGCGGCCCAATTACTGCTCGTGGATGCGATTACTAAGGGGCTGGTGGGCAGCAAGTGA
- a CDS encoding TrmH family RNA methyltransferase, whose product MTEQRPGPTEWFPHPVGVGPWEQEFPNTPRPDDQHYDQQLLDEGDRRNVVDAYRYWTQAAIIADIDTRRHPLHIAIENFENDSNIGTVVRTANAFAVDTVHIVGRKRWNRRGAMVTDRYQHLMHHRTVSEVLTFARENNLTVVAVDNTPGSVPIETAELPERCLLLFGQEGPGVTEEAQRGATMTVSIAQFGSTRSINAGVAAGIAMHAWVRTHADLGRAW is encoded by the coding sequence GTGACCGAGCAGCGCCCGGGACCAACTGAATGGTTTCCCCATCCAGTAGGCGTGGGGCCATGGGAGCAAGAATTTCCGAACACCCCACGCCCCGATGACCAACATTATGACCAGCAACTCTTGGATGAGGGCGACCGCCGCAACGTAGTGGATGCCTACCGCTACTGGACACAGGCGGCGATTATCGCTGACATTGATACTCGCCGTCATCCGCTACATATCGCGATCGAGAACTTCGAGAACGACTCCAATATCGGCACGGTGGTGCGCACTGCCAACGCATTCGCGGTAGATACGGTTCACATCGTTGGGCGCAAGCGATGGAATCGCCGTGGTGCGATGGTTACCGACCGTTATCAGCACCTTATGCACCACCGCACCGTCTCGGAGGTCCTGACCTTTGCGCGGGAAAACAACCTCACGGTGGTGGCCGTGGACAACACTCCAGGCAGTGTGCCTATCGAGACCGCAGAACTACCGGAGCGCTGCCTGCTGCTTTTCGGACAGGAAGGCCCCGGGGTGACTGAAGAGGCGCAGCGCGGGGCGACGATGACCGTGTCCATTGCCCAGTTTGGATCCACCCGCTCCATCAACGCGGGCGTGGCAGCGGGCATTGCCATGCATGCGTGGGTGCGCACCCACGCGGATTTGGGCAGGGCGTGGTAG
- a CDS encoding glycoside hydrolase family 76 protein, protein MTNAREQWDHRADLAEQAVTERHAKRLWSCPRTNLAVIAWPPTTRDKFFVRWHYWWQAHYLDNQVDAALRRPTKTRITRIRQTMRTIRMRNLQKLSKNNYYDDKAWLALAMNRASELNKIQHVRGLRQLIHNIFDGVDTLTGVLPWRTNENFYNVPTNGPAAILAARTGELQLAENLIDWTFEHLINENGLVMDGLHMRMHGPEAARQVYSYCQGVMVGACTELAVAQRALAGVAPDEVSQVGIAQITRVQKLVSAIEEHMTDSNLVLSNESGGGDGGLFNGVLMRYLALVALELPGVSDATKRTRKVARDIVMATAEAAWKTRLEIDGLPVFSADWSRDATLPQSGGLVGATIAGAVSSSDIAERDLSVQLSGWMLMEAAARLSAAEGKF, encoded by the coding sequence TTGACTAATGCTCGTGAACAATGGGATCACCGCGCAGACCTCGCTGAACAAGCAGTGACGGAGCGCCACGCTAAGCGCTTGTGGTCGTGCCCACGGACCAATCTTGCAGTTATTGCATGGCCGCCCACTACGCGCGACAAATTCTTTGTTCGTTGGCACTATTGGTGGCAAGCGCACTACTTGGATAACCAGGTTGATGCAGCGCTGCGTCGCCCGACCAAAACCCGCATCACCAGGATCCGTCAGACCATGCGCACCATCCGGATGCGTAATCTGCAGAAGCTCAGCAAGAACAACTACTACGATGACAAAGCGTGGTTGGCTCTAGCGATGAACCGCGCGTCGGAACTGAACAAGATCCAGCACGTGCGCGGACTCCGCCAACTTATTCACAACATTTTCGATGGCGTGGACACCCTAACAGGTGTGCTGCCGTGGCGTACGAACGAGAATTTCTACAACGTGCCGACTAACGGTCCGGCAGCGATCTTGGCCGCCCGCACCGGCGAGCTGCAACTCGCGGAAAACCTCATTGATTGGACTTTTGAGCACCTCATCAATGAAAACGGCCTGGTCATGGATGGTTTACATATGCGCATGCACGGACCCGAGGCCGCCCGCCAGGTGTATTCCTATTGCCAAGGTGTGATGGTGGGAGCCTGCACTGAGCTGGCTGTGGCGCAGCGCGCTCTTGCTGGGGTGGCTCCGGATGAGGTGTCCCAGGTAGGTATCGCGCAGATCACCCGCGTACAAAAACTGGTGAGCGCCATTGAGGAACACATGACCGATAGCAACCTCGTGTTGTCGAACGAAAGCGGCGGCGGTGATGGTGGGCTGTTTAATGGTGTGTTGATGCGCTACCTCGCCCTGGTTGCCTTGGAGCTGCCAGGAGTGTCCGACGCCACGAAACGCACCCGAAAGGTTGCTCGGGACATCGTGATGGCTACGGCGGAGGCTGCGTGGAAGACCCGCTTGGAGATTGATGGTTTGCCGGTGTTCAGCGCAGACTGGAGCCGGGACGCGACTCTTCCTCAGTCTGGTGGCCTCGTTGGCGCCACTATTGCCGGGGCGGTGTCTAGCTCCGATATCGCGGAACGGGATCTGTCCGTGCAGCTGTCTGGGTGGATGCTTATGGAAGCCGCTGCCAGGTTGTCTGCCGCAGAAGGAAAATTTTAA
- a CDS encoding MFS transporter, with translation MSCPSTISKRARPSISAAFFIQGMLLAAILTELPAIRADMGAGDGLLALLIGVISLLAAGGSIVAEKFAEKKDSATVLMLGIATEAVGALLITLNQGMVTFVLATIIYGLGLGGVDAAGNMQAAALQNRVGKVILSSFFAAWSAGAIVGAVAVSLGEGLSMGYRVNIAVVAVAVAIIGLVASPNFLRYGHEKAIDHNPVHALIPWRPVVALGIAMALFYVVDFGLSNWSTLFLHDILLADVSTAALGVAAYQIAGLVSRLTADFWTRRFGAVRVMRVAAVVAMAGMLATITAQNVPGALVGLAIVGLGASVTAPLCFSSAAALSQKNLDAVIARLNLFNYAGTVVGGVVIGTLLAATNARVALIIPLISCVLLIFSAPWFSKRVASTHEMRHEMRTSTDKG, from the coding sequence ATGAGTTGTCCCTCAACAATCAGCAAGCGCGCTAGGCCAAGCATCTCTGCGGCATTTTTCATCCAGGGCATGCTGCTGGCGGCTATCCTCACCGAACTTCCCGCCATCCGCGCAGACATGGGAGCGGGTGACGGACTACTTGCCCTGCTGATCGGCGTGATTAGCTTGTTGGCCGCCGGTGGTTCGATCGTGGCGGAGAAGTTTGCAGAAAAGAAGGACTCAGCCACGGTGCTTATGCTGGGCATAGCAACGGAGGCCGTAGGCGCGCTCCTCATCACCCTCAACCAGGGCATGGTTACTTTCGTACTCGCGACGATCATTTACGGCCTCGGCCTGGGTGGTGTGGATGCTGCCGGAAATATGCAGGCTGCAGCGCTGCAAAACCGTGTGGGAAAGGTCATCCTCTCCAGCTTCTTCGCGGCGTGGTCTGCGGGAGCAATCGTCGGCGCAGTGGCGGTGTCTCTAGGGGAGGGACTATCCATGGGGTACCGCGTGAACATTGCTGTGGTGGCCGTGGCGGTGGCCATTATTGGGTTGGTTGCCTCCCCTAACTTCCTGCGCTATGGGCATGAAAAAGCCATCGACCACAACCCAGTCCATGCTCTCATACCGTGGCGCCCGGTCGTAGCGCTCGGGATCGCTATGGCGCTGTTCTATGTCGTAGATTTTGGTCTGTCCAATTGGTCTACTCTCTTTCTTCACGACATCTTGTTAGCCGATGTGTCCACCGCGGCGCTGGGCGTGGCGGCCTACCAGATAGCCGGGTTGGTGTCTCGGCTCACCGCTGACTTCTGGACCCGCCGGTTCGGCGCTGTGCGGGTGATGCGGGTAGCAGCTGTTGTCGCAATGGCTGGCATGCTCGCCACCATTACAGCGCAGAACGTGCCGGGGGCGCTGGTTGGCCTGGCTATCGTCGGTCTCGGCGCTTCGGTCACTGCGCCTTTGTGTTTCTCCTCCGCCGCAGCGCTTTCGCAAAAGAATCTCGACGCCGTGATTGCCCGCCTGAACCTCTTCAACTATGCAGGCACGGTGGTCGGCGGTGTGGTGATAGGCACGCTTCTAGCTGCGACCAATGCCCGCGTAGCATTGATCATTCCATTGATTTCCTGCGTGCTGTTGATTTTCAGTGCGCCCTGGTTTAGCAAACGGGTGGCGTCGACACATGAGATGAGACATGAGATGAGGACGTCCACAGACAAGGGGTAG
- the fbaA gene encoding class II fructose-bisphosphate aldolase encodes MPIATPAQYQDMLDKAKEGGYAFPAINCTSSETINAALKGFADAESDGIIQFSIGGAEFGSGLNVKNMVAGATALAAFAHEAAKHYGVNVALHTDHCQKEKLDGYVRPLLEISRKRVEAGENPLFQSHMWDGSAVPIDENLEIAQDLLAKSKAANIILEVEIGVVGGEEDGVEAKAGANLYTSEEDFAKTVDALGTGENGRYLLAATFGNVHGVYKPGNVKLRPEVLDMGQKVAAKKLGLDESAQPFDFVFHGGSGSEKEKIEESLRYGVIKMNVDTDTQYAFTRPIASHMFSNYDGVLKIDGEVGNKKVYDPRSYLKKAEEAMALRVVEACEDLHSAGKSTVK; translated from the coding sequence ATGCCAATTGCAACTCCAGCCCAGTACCAGGACATGCTCGATAAGGCCAAGGAAGGTGGCTACGCTTTCCCAGCCATCAACTGCACCTCGTCGGAAACCATCAACGCAGCCCTCAAGGGTTTCGCGGACGCTGAATCCGATGGCATTATCCAGTTCTCCATCGGTGGAGCGGAGTTCGGCTCCGGTCTGAACGTTAAGAACATGGTTGCAGGCGCCACCGCCCTCGCAGCGTTTGCACACGAAGCAGCAAAGCACTATGGGGTTAACGTTGCGCTGCACACCGACCACTGCCAGAAGGAGAAGCTGGACGGCTACGTCCGCCCATTGCTGGAGATCTCCCGTAAGCGAGTGGAAGCTGGCGAAAACCCACTGTTCCAGTCTCATATGTGGGACGGTTCCGCTGTGCCAATCGATGAGAACCTGGAGATCGCTCAGGACCTGCTGGCTAAGTCCAAGGCGGCTAACATCATTCTCGAGGTAGAGATTGGCGTGGTCGGCGGTGAAGAAGATGGCGTTGAAGCCAAGGCTGGTGCCAACCTCTACACCTCTGAAGAGGACTTCGCGAAGACTGTCGATGCTTTAGGCACGGGCGAGAACGGTCGTTACCTGCTGGCCGCCACGTTCGGCAACGTGCACGGCGTATACAAGCCAGGCAACGTGAAGCTGCGCCCAGAGGTTCTGGATATGGGACAGAAAGTTGCTGCAAAGAAGCTGGGGCTGGATGAGTCCGCTCAGCCATTCGACTTCGTTTTCCACGGCGGCTCAGGCTCCGAGAAGGAAAAGATCGAAGAATCTCTGCGTTACGGTGTGATCAAGATGAATGTGGACACTGATACTCAGTACGCGTTCACCCGGCCAATCGCATCTCACATGTTCTCCAACTACGACGGCGTGCTGAAGATCGATGGCGAAGTAGGCAACAAGAAGGTGTACGACCCGCGCTCCTACCTGAAGAAGGCTGAGGAGGCCATGGCTCTGCGCGTGGTTGAGGCCTGTGAGGATCTGCACTCCGCTGGCAAGTCCACCGTGAAGTAA
- a CDS encoding replication initiation protein: MIDPVYADGRGDASNVRLLGVVMNILAALLGGVPAFSHRLSRSPFYTGDDPTAYRWHVQHHRVDRLAHLRDEVRTMIGQPAPEKEKSQ; this comes from the coding sequence ATGATCGATCCGGTGTATGCCGACGGTAGGGGAGACGCCTCCAATGTCCGTCTGCTGGGTGTGGTGATGAACATTCTGGCGGCACTTCTCGGTGGAGTCCCGGCCTTTTCGCACCGTTTGTCGCGTTCGCCTTTCTACACTGGAGATGACCCTACGGCCTACCGGTGGCATGTCCAACATCACCGTGTTGACCGTCTAGCCCATCTGCGTGACGAAGTGAGGACCATGATCGGCCAACCCGCTCCTGAAAAAGAAAAGTCTCAGTAG